The Palaemon carinicauda isolate YSFRI2023 chromosome 37, ASM3689809v2, whole genome shotgun sequence genome contains a region encoding:
- the LOC137629239 gene encoding glutamate receptor ionotropic, kainate glr-3-like has product MIGMLERGEVEFALGPFTITPQRETVCNFLLPVHNDNKAILTVRPGLTNDLSGFLKPFTVEVWFLILLSFIVIGFAMTLIVISEANIFGHSSENLVLRSTQWVFSTFAQESSDWIPKKNAARIVMTTWLFATLIFMSSYSGILTAMLTLPRVTIPIDSLEDLVAQTKLPWRLEKGSMATQYLMESTDPVRREVVARSSGFFYDCWKSKEDIAAGKFAGVCDETTMKKAMSWDFSSTGQCHLYMTREKVLSGAMMGIAFQINSSYFEGANNVIHRVKQGGLVGKWLKDQITNTTECLKPPSSDRRDGIKALDLNVFAGPLIFVVGGEIVLFLFNGLHCSRLTNMQDCKIHNAYF; this is encoded by the exons ATGATTGGAATGCTGGAGAGAGGG GAGGTGGAATTTGCACTTGGGCCCTTTACCATCACTCCTCAGAGAGAGACTGTGTGCAACTTTCTCCTTCCCGTTCATAACGACAACAAGGCGATTCTCACCGTAAGACCGGGACTCACCAACGATCTGTCGGGATTTCTAAAACCCTTCACGGTtgag GTGTGGTTCCTGATCTTGCTGAGTTTCATCGTCATTGGCTTTGCGATGACTCTTATCGTTATTAGCGAAGCGAATATATTTGGACATTCAAGCGAAAATCTTGTGCTGCGATCAACTCAGTGGGTCTTTTCGACATTTGCCCAGGAAA GTTCTGACTGGATCCCGAAGAAGAACGCCGCGCGCATCGTCATGACGACCTGGCTCTTTGCAACTTTGATATTCATGTCGTCGTACAGTGGAATTCTAACCGCAATGCTGACGCTCCCGAGGGTCACGATTCCTATAGATTCTTTGGAAGATCTGGTTGCACAGACCAAGCTTCCTTGGAGGCTTGAGAAAGGATCAATGGCCACTCAGTACTTGATG GAGTCGACAGACCCGGTTCGGCGGGAGGTCGTTGCCAGGAGTTCAGGGTTTTTCTACGACTGCTGGAAATCCAAGGAAGACATTGCTGCTGGAAAGTTTGCTGGAGTCTGCGACGAGACAACGATGAAGAAGGCCATGTCGTGGGATTTCAG CTCTACAGGACAATGCCACCTTTACATGACCAGAGAAAAGGTCTTATCCGGCGCCATGATGGGCATTGCCTTCCAGATTAACTCTTCTTACTTCGAAGGAGCAAATAATGT CATCCACCGAGTCAAGCAAGGCGGTCTCGTTGGCAAGTGGCTGAAAGACCAGATCACAAACACGACGGAATGTCTTAAGCCGCCGAGTTCCGACAGGAGAGATGGCATCAAGGCACTTGACTTGAATGTCTTTGCTGGACCTTTGATCTTTGTAGTTGGTGGTGAGATAGTACTTTTTTTATTTAATGGATTACACTGTTCGAGGCTAACAAATATGCAGGATTGCAAAATACACAATGCGT atttttaa